The nucleotide sequence AGCGGCCTGGAATACTGGTACGACGGTCAGCTGCGCACGCTCGACGAGCTGAAAGCGATGCCGTCCGCATCGCTCGATCCGGCGAAGCTACAGGTGCGTCCGGGCATCAGCGAGGTCAGCGACAACATCGGCTATCGCCTGGTGCAAGGCACCTACTCGCAGTACATCAGCCAGCGTATGACGCAGCTCAACAAGCAACTGACCGACTACGGCCTGTCAACGGTCGAGCGCACCGCCATCGAGGCGGAAAAGCGGCTGTTGCAACAGTCGCTGGACAAGCTGTTCACGGACATGGGTGGTAGCACGGCCAACGGCGCCAGCCTGAGCCGCGACATGAATATCTGGATCCTCGAGGTCGACCCGATCCTCGCCAAGCCGGGTAACGTGCAGGTGATCGGCGACGCCCTGGTGGGTGCTGGCAGCCTGCGCGCGCCGGGCGATGCACGCATCGAGGTGATCAACGACAGCCAGGCGTTCCTGCGCCTGAACGGCCTGGAGATCCCCTACCGCGATGGCGGCCAGTTGATTTTCAACCGTTCTTCGCTGGGCACGCTGGCGGAGATCAACGCCGCCAACGCCGCCGGCCATGGCAGCGCGTCCTTCCGCGAGCTGATTCTTTCGGCCAACTCCGGCGAGCCCTCGATCACGGTGCGCAACAGTTACAACCCGGCCAGCGGCCAGCTCGGCCTGGACGGCCTGCGCGCGCCGGCGCCGGACATCTTCATCAACAAGCGCATCTCCAACCAGCGCGGCACGGTGGAGGTGACCGCCAGCTACGGAAGCATCTATTCCAACGCCGATGTGCGCGCCAAGTCGCTGAAAATCAGCGCCGGTCGCGACTTCGTGCTCAATGCCGGAAACGCGTTCCAGTTCATCGGCGGCGACCCGTCCACCAACAACAACGGCAGTTACCTCAACGGACCGAACGCCGCCTACAACGTGGTTGCCGGCAACAATGTGGTGATCAGCGCCCAGTACCTGAACATCGGTGGCCTGATCCAGAGTGGCGTGGCCGACTGGCTGGCGAACATTGACCTGTCGAACCCGAAATTTGCGCAGATCGACTCCCAACGTGCGCGGTACAAGGCCGGCAAGGCCGGGCCGCTGTTCCAGTTGCAGGCCAGCGATGCGCAAGCGGGACGGCTCGGCTACAGCTATGACTTCCGCACTGAACGGCTGGTACTCGACCAGGTGGAAGTCGCCGGCGGCTACATGGAGCTGACCGGCTACATCATGAGCACTGGCAACGGCGAGCTGAAGGTTCTCGACGGCTACAGCCAGGTCAAGGTGAAGAACAACACCGGCTACCAGCTCGGCCTGAACGGCATCGACCTGGGCGAGGGCGCGTCCGGCACCCTGCGTATCAACGATGTGCGACGCAACGCGGCCGGCCAGGAAGAGGTCTGGTCGTCGGTCTATACCCGTACGCTGAACGACATCGAGCTGCAGTACGGCCTGAGCAAGGACGTGCTCAATGCGCAGAAGAGGGTGGTCGCTGCCAACAGCCGGGAAACCTTCTTCGACCCGGTACAGGGCCGCTCCTACGTCTGGCTGACCGGCCAGGACCAGACCCGCACCACGGTCACCACCTACTTCAAGGACAAGTTCTGGGGAGCGTTCAACGTCGGTGACGGCGAGTTCTACGACCAAGATGTCTGGACATCGGCCGCCAGACCCATCGAGGGCGCCGATTACATGGGCAGCAGCGGTGTCGGCCTGAACGGCGGGCAGATCTACTCCGAATCGAATACCTACTCGACTGGTGACGCACCGCAAGTCAGCACCGAGACCTGGACCACCTGCGAGGCCTGGTTCCTCTGGTGCCACGTCAAGCGCAGCTGGCTGGAGCGCACGGAGGTCAAGGGCGAGAAAGTCATCAACCGCTATACCGTCGCCGCCGATGAGCGAATCAAGGTCAACTTCTTTGGCCATGATCAGGGCCTGATCAATGTCGACTCGGCATCGGATATCGTGCTGCTCGGCTCGCTTTACAACCAGAACGGCACCACCACGCTCAAGACTGCCGGCTCGCTGACCCAGGCCAACGGCGATGTCGTGGTCGCGGCTCGCGATCTGGTGCTCGATACAGGCAAGGGTATCGGTTCGACCCAGGCGCTGCAGGTACAGGTCAGCGGCAGCCTGGCGGCCAACTCGAGCAAGGGCGACATCCGTATCGATGGCCTCAACGGTGGCTTGAACCTGGCCAGGCTGAGCGCCGGTGACGGCGATATCCTGCTCAGCGCTCAAGGCAACATCGTCGCTGCCACTCCGAACCTGGTGATCCAGGGGCATTCCATCAGCCTGACCGCCAGCCATGGTTCGATCGGCACGCTCAATGCGCCGTTGAGCATCGATACCAACTACGGTGCCGGCTCCAATTCGAAGCCGGGGTTGCTCAAGGCCTCGGCGGTTGGCAACGTCTATCTGCGCGAAACCCTCGGCGATCTTGCCGTCGACCAAGTGATCGCCGGCGGCGACGTCTGGCTGAAGGTGGTCAACGGCGATCTGCTCGATGGCAACACTTCGCTGTCCTACGACGACCGCGCACTGGCCGAACTGCAACAGCTGTGGGACGACATGGGCCTGAGCGGCGCCGCCGCGGCGCGCTCGCTGGACGAGCAGAAGGCGGCCCTGGAGGGCGCGGGCCAACAGCGCTTCGCCAAGTACTGGAGTCTCAAACAGGGCGCCGATGCCACCGGGCAGGTATCCCTGCCGACCTCCGAAGTGGAGCGGTTGAAGAGCCTCGGCTTGAGCGATGCCGAGATTGCCACGCGCCAGTCGGCGTTGCAGGGCGAGTACGCCGCGCTGGCGGTGGAGTTCGCCGGTACCTCGGCCGACTATGTCTACGCTCTTGACGCCACCACCCTGGGAGCCTTGCAGGGCAGCTCCGCGTGGAGCCAGGAGCAGTTGCAGTATTCGATCTCCTCGGCGCTGGCCACTCGCGGCAGCAACACCCAGGTCAAGGTCGAGCAGTTGAACATCGACGGCAACAACGTCACCTTGCAGGCCAACCGCGTCGGCAAGGTGCTCGCCGCCGACCAGATCGTCGACCTCAGTCAGGGGCTGGGCAATCTCTCCAAGGATCAACTGGCGGCACTGGCGGGCGCGGAAGTGGACGACGTCTACTTCGACGACCCGAACAACCGCTCGCTGCTGCGCATCGTCCAGCGTGACGACATCAACCTTGCGGCACGTGGCGCCATCAGCGTTACCGCGCTGGGCGATGTCTACCTGGGTGGTGAGCGCAACCTGAACCTGTTCGACGTGCGCGGCGACACCGTGCGCATCAAGACCGACGGCAACATCGAAAGCGCCAGTGGCGCCAATGTGGTCCTGCGTGGCCACGACGTGATCCTTGAAGCAGCCAACAGCGCCATCGGCAGCCTGGGCGACGGTCTGCACGTGGCGGTCACCGGTGACTTCACCGCGCGTGGCGACAGCGTGCGGATCACCCAGCACGGCGATCTCAACGTTGACCGCATCACCGGCCTGAATAGCCTTGACCTGACCGTACTGGGCAACCTCAACGCCGCTCGCCAGCTCGGCGAAACGCTGCTGGGCGGCTCGGTGAATCTCAAGGTCAGCGGTAACGCCGGCACGAACCTCGGGCGCATCCAGTTCGGCACCGGGCTGAACCAGCGGATCGCCCTGAGCGTTGGCGGCGATGCCTGGGTCGGCGGACTGCAGGGCGCGATCGTCAGGCCAGGCACGCTGAACTTCGCCGGCGTCACTGTCGGTGGTGCGCTGGATATCGGCCAGGCCTACAACCTCACCCAGGACGGCCAGTGGCAGGTCGGCAGCTTCAACCTCGTACTCGACAATGACTGGAGCATGCTGGCCGGCAGCCGCCTGAACGCCGACGGTGACATCGTTGCGCGTCTCGCCGGGGATGCCGAGTTGGCGGATGTAACCGCTGCCGGCGACCTGTCGATCGACGCCAGGACCCTCCAGGCCAGCGCTGCCGGTGCGGTCATCGGCGCCGGCAACCTGCTGCGCCTGAACGGTATCGGCGACCTCGGAGCGGCATCACGCTGGCTGACGCTGTCCGCCGACGAACTGGATGTGGTCAGCCAGCAGGGTGCGATCTACGCCAATCTTGCCGGCGGCATCCAGCGTGGCCGGCTGCTCAGCCAGCTCGGCCAACAGCTCGGCAGTCTCGGCGATGTGAGCCTCGGGCTTGTCGCCAGTCAGACCGGCGGCATCCAGCTTTCCGGCATCGGCGCTGTGCGTATCGACGACCTGCAAGCGCAGGGCGGTCTCGATCTGCAAGGGCAGGACCTGTCGCTGGGTATTGGTGCGAGCCGCCAGGGCGAAATCTTCGTCGATGTCAGTGGCGCGTTCTCCGCCGACCAGCTCGATTCGGCTGGCCGCTGGAACGCCGTCAGTGGCGGCGAAATGCGCGTGGATGAGGCCCGCATCGCCTCGACGGTCGACCTTGAGGTTGGCAAGGACCTGCGCCTGGGACGCCTGACCAGCCGCGACGCGGTGATCGACGCCGGCAGCGCATCTCATATCGGCGACCTGCAGATCACCGGCCAGCTCGACCTGAGCGTGGCTGGGGTGCTCGATCTGCTCAACGCGAACGTCACTGGCGCGGCGAATCTGACCCATGTGGGCGCCGCGGGAACCGCGCTGCACTATGGGACGCTGAGCGTCGGCGATGTGCTGCGGGTCGGCGGGCCGGGCGACTGGAGTGGCGACGATGCACGGGTGGGTAGCGATGCCTTCTTCGATGTCGGCAGCGCGACCCTGGGCACTCTTGAAAGCCGTACCGGCATTCTTGACCTGCAAGCCACCGGCGCCTTCGATGCCCAGCAGCTGCACAGCCGTGCCGGCTATATCGACCTGCGGGCCGGTAGCGCCGAGCTCGGCCAGGTCAGCGCTGCGCAAACTCTCGATGCCCTGGTGCGCAACGGTTCGCTGCGCATTCTCGGTGGCCGTAGCGGCGGCGACATGCGCCTGATCAGCGCCGTGGGTTCGAACGGCGACATCCACTTCGGCGTTCCCGCCGATGCCAGTGTGGCGGGCGTGCTCGATACGGCGCACCTGAAGTCGGCGGCGAATCTGCTGATCCATGCCGATGGCGATGTCTTTGGCGGCAACGCCGAGGCGGAGCAGGAGCTGCGCATCATCGGCCGCAGCCTGAGCCTGGGCCGCGTGCAGAGCCTGCAGGCCGATCTCTTCCTGCAGTCCACCGGTAACCCGCAACTGGGGCAGGGCGATATCACCGCGCTGCTGGTCGATGCCAAGCGCGACGTCGGTGTCATCGGTACGGGCAACCTGAACATGCCGAACGTGAAGTTCGGCGGCACCTACTCGCTTAAGGCCGGGCGTGACCTCAACGTCGGCATTGGCGGCAACCTGGATGTCGACGGCCTGGCCGAAGCCGGGCGCGATCTGCACTTCAAGGTTGGTGGCAATATCGACCTGGCCGGGATCAAGGCGGGCCGCAATGTCGATGTCGATTCTGGTGGGGCGATCAACCTCGACCAGGGCGTGGAAGCCGGCGGCGGCATCCTGTTACGTGCCGCTGGCGGCGACATTCGCATCGGTACACAGGTCGTCTCCCACGGTTCCTACGACGGCGCGCCACTGGCGGGCAACGTGGTCCTAACGGCGGCGGGCAATGTGCTGGTTCCGCTGCTTGTCGCCAATAACGGCGATGTTCGCCTGACATCCGGCGGGCGGATCGAGGTGGGTGACAGTCGCAGTTCGGGCGGGCAGAACTGGCTGGCTAGCGGTTCGATCCTGTTCAACAGCCTGCAGGCTGGCGGTTCGGCGCTGTTGGCCAGCGGCCTGGATACACGCGGGGCGCTGATCCGGGCCGCGGCCATCGACGTCGTTGGTCACAGCCTGTTCCTTGGCGAACTGGACGCTGCGCAGAACATCGGTCTGCAGGCGCGCGGCATGATCCAGGTCGGCCAGAGCCGCAGCGGCAGCAGCCAGGACTGGCGTGCCGACGAGTCGATCTTCTTCGAACGACTGCTGGCCCGTGGTCAGGCGGTACTCGACAGCCTACTCGACACCCGTGGCGGACAACTCAGCGCCGATGCTGGCGCGACCGTCCGCGCCGGCTGGCGCAACGGCCAGGCGACGCCGGCGGGTATCTGGCTGGAGAGCGCCCAGGCACCACGCCTGAGCCTGTTCTCCGGTGACCTGATCCGGGTTGCCGACGCCAACATCGGTCAGTCCGTCGACCTGCATGGCGCGGATATCGAGCTGTATGGCCGGCACAGCGGCGCGGGCCAGCTCGACCTGTGGGTCGAGGGCAGTGGAGATGTCGCCGCGCGGCGTCTGCGTAGCGTACTGTCGGCGGCGTCGCTACAAGTGCCGCGCCTCTATGTTGCCGATGGCTGGTTGCAGACCAGCGCTGATCACGTATGGATCGAGGACGCGCGTCACGTCGAGCGGCTGCAACTGTTCAGCGCGCAGGCCAACCTGCATATGGATAACAACGCGGTCACCTTCCTGCCGGAGGCGGATATCCAGTTGCATGAAATCGACAAGGCCTTCCAGCTACGCCAGGACGTGCTGACCACCCTGACCGATGCCTACGTGTTGCATCGGCGCTTCACTCATCTGACCTTGCTGCCGAACTTCCATGAAGCCCACGAAGGAGCCCCAGGCGTGCTCTTCCAGGATTCCAGCGCCGCGCGCCACGGCGAGCACCTGCTGTCGCGCGGCATGACCCAGCAACGCCTGGCGGCGCTGTTGCAGGCCTTCTCGCTGCGCTTGGCGGGTGGGCAGGACTGGACACCGCGTTGGGGGACGCAACCGGCGGAGTCACGGATGAATCTGGATGATATCGAGCGCGCGGCGGCGACACAGGGAGTTCAGCAGTGGGGTATTTGATGCGGTGTAAAAGCGTTCCGACGATGCTTGGGTTGTTCATTGCGGGGCTGGCGAATGCCGCACCGAGCCTGCCTCCGGGGTTGCCGGGGCAGGCCGATCCGAACCTGCAACGCGAGCAGATCGAGCAGATCCAGCGTCAGCGCGAAATCGACGAGCGCGCTCGCCGCCAGCAGATTCCGGCGCTCAAGGGCGAGGCGGCGGGCACGCAGCAGTTGCCCGAGGGAGAAGAGCGCTTCGTGCTCAAGGGTATCCACTTCAACCCTTCGAGCTTCATCGAACAGGCGGAACTGGAAGCGATGGCGCGGCCCTATCTTGGGCACGAGATCAGTTTTGCCGATCTCAACGCCTTGCTGCGCGAGATCAATCAGCGCTACGAGAAAGCCGGGCACCTCACCGCGCGCGCGGTGATCCCGCCGCAGAACCTGGACAACGGCGTGCTCAGCGTGGTGCTGGTGGAGGCCAAGGTCGATCAGGTGCAGTGGATCGGCGGCGAGCGGCGAGTGGACGACGACTTCTACGCCGCGCGCCTGCCGGTCAACGCCGGGGAGACGCTCGACAGCACGGCGCTGATCAGCGCCATCCAGCGTTTCAACGCGACCACGCCAGGGCCGCAGGTCAGCGCCAGCCTGGCGCCGGGAGCGAAGTTCGGTACCTCGCGGGTCGATTTGCAGGCCTTCGAGCCCGACGCGCTGCAGTGGGCAGTGTTCGTCAACAATTACGGCAACGAAAGCTCCGGGCGCGAGCAGTATGGCGGCAGCCTGACCTGGTTCTCGCCCACCGGGGTGGCCGATGCGCTCAACGCCGTGGTGGTCGCCACCTCCGCCTCGCAGTACGGCAGCCTGCGCTACAGCCGTCCGGTGAACCGCTATAACGGCGTGGCCTACATCGAGGCCGGGGCCAACAGCATGGAGGTCGAGAACGGCCCGTATCGGGCGCTGAACATCGATGGCGACTCGCAGACCTATGGGATCGGCTACGACCATCCCTACTGGCTCGACGAGTCCTGGGTGTTGC is from Pseudomonas sp. LS44 and encodes:
- a CDS encoding ShlB/FhaC/HecB family hemolysin secretion/activation protein — its product is MLGLFIAGLANAAPSLPPGLPGQADPNLQREQIEQIQRQREIDERARRQQIPALKGEAAGTQQLPEGEERFVLKGIHFNPSSFIEQAELEAMARPYLGHEISFADLNALLREINQRYEKAGHLTARAVIPPQNLDNGVLSVVLVEAKVDQVQWIGGERRVDDDFYAARLPVNAGETLDSTALISAIQRFNATTPGPQVSASLAPGAKFGTSRVDLQAFEPDALQWAVFVNNYGNESSGREQYGGSLTWFSPTGVADALNAVVVATSASQYGSLRYSRPVNRYNGVAYIEAGANSMEVENGPYRALNIDGDSQTYGIGYDHPYWLDESWVLLGGVGYNHQNSTTSIDGFDLSDANTDEVFLKGQVEYRAAPWYLRYEQRLRQASADNAISSESGNYQLTNGDGYLSRMLGERHEIVGRFGWQYASDSQSLPSSLLYQFGGISSVRGYDPGVIASPQGATVNLEGYWHYSPMWQPFVFFDYGRAMDLGTSDIDLQSVGVGLNFNWGRHLSFSVVAANTLKDVVPDQDSGQVLAQLIIR